One window of the Rhizobium etli 8C-3 genome contains the following:
- the tnpA gene encoding IS66-like element accessory protein TnpA, translating to MVGDRADAMLEVMDEGMHEARHEGKYRRIEVITGRRQRRNWTDEEKAQILAESAEPDVNISAVARRWGVNRGLLNVWRRDAGLTSQRTAKACAQQAMFVPVTVVGDRTSRQESPSDVAHVAAGRIEIEIAGARLSVIGAVAPELAQAVVAALRGRR from the coding sequence ATGGTTGGAGATCGCGCTGATGCCATGCTTGAAGTCATGGATGAAGGCATGCATGAAGCCAGGCATGAGGGAAAGTATCGTCGGATCGAGGTGATCACCGGTCGGCGGCAGCGGCGGAATTGGACTGACGAGGAGAAGGCGCAGATCCTGGCGGAAAGCGCGGAACCTGACGTGAACATCTCGGCCGTTGCCCGGCGCTGGGGCGTCAATCGCGGCTTGCTGAACGTCTGGCGTCGGGACGCTGGGCTGACCTCTCAACGAACCGCGAAGGCCTGCGCGCAGCAGGCGATGTTCGTGCCGGTGACGGTGGTTGGCGATCGAACGTCACGCCAGGAATCGCCGTCGGATGTCGCCCACGTCGCCGCCGGTCGGATTGAGATCGAGATTGCCGGGGCGCGGCTGAGCGTTATCGGCGCAGTGGCGCCCGAGTTGGCGCAGGCGGTAGTAGCGGCGTTGCGAGGGCGCCGGTGA
- the tnpB gene encoding IS66 family insertion sequence element accessory protein TnpB (TnpB, as the term is used for proteins encoded by IS66 family insertion elements, is considered an accessory protein, since TnpC, encoded by a neighboring gene, is a DDE family transposase.), which yields MIGVSPNGVKIMVATQPVDFRRGMNGLVALVASALAADPYCGDVFVFRAKRCDRLRCIYWDGSGMILATKWLEGGKFVWPPVRDGAMQMSSQEFSLLLAGIDWTRVKRNPVKRPTKAG from the coding sequence GTGATCGGAGTTTCGCCAAATGGCGTGAAGATCATGGTGGCGACGCAGCCTGTCGACTTCCGGCGCGGCATGAATGGCTTGGTGGCCTTGGTGGCGTCAGCGCTTGCGGCCGATCCTTACTGCGGCGACGTGTTCGTGTTCCGCGCCAAGCGTTGCGATCGACTTCGCTGCATTTATTGGGACGGATCAGGCATGATCCTGGCGACGAAATGGTTGGAAGGCGGGAAGTTCGTTTGGCCACCGGTCCGCGATGGCGCGATGCAGATGAGTAGCCAAGAGTTCTCGCTATTGCTGGCCGGAATTGACTGGACGCGGGTCAAGCGAAACCCGGTAAAAAGGCCGACGAAAGCAGGCTGA